CATCGACCACAAGCTGCTGGAGTGGAGAGCAAGAGCCTGGGATTTGGCCGTTTTCTATTGGCAAAACTGCACAGAATTGGGGCAGACAGCATTCCTCCAGGTCCTGGAAAAATTTGCTGCTCAGACTGGAAGGTTTAAGAAGACAGGAAATGAGGTGGGTTCTCTCATCTTACCCTGTCCCCTCCGGATATTTCCACCCGGTACttcataattttgtattggatttACAACATGTGTTATGTGTCAAATTAAGTcatatcaaaacattaatataagagcaagagtatatatatataaatattatcgTGACCCATTTAATTAGACACTCAACTCTAACTTATTAGTTTCACGTTGAGTCCGTGAATGGTGTAAGAGTTTGACGGTCCAAACCCACCTGATCAGGGAGGCTGGCTTGGGCAGGGGCTCTGTCACAGCCCAAGTTCATACGTCACAAGTTAGCAAAGAAGCTCTCATCGTCCGTTGGACATGggcattaattaatattaacttGTTTAGGTTGTTTTGGTCTATTTTgtacaacaaaagaaaaattgttcaaTAAAATAAACCAGCATTTTGATTTACATTAACACAAGCTAAACCAACCTTTGCAGAGAACAAATCACGATTCCGGCACGTCCCCGCCGCCGCCCCCAAGCGGGCCGCCCTCATTCCACGGTTCATCCAGGAAGCGAGATAGTAAGTCAGGCAAGAGCAACAAGTGGCCTCCGGCTCCGAGCGCCCCTCCATTTCCCGGTAGCCTAATCAACCACTTCATGGCCGAGCCGCCAAAATCCGAGGTCGCACACGCTCACCTCTACAACCAAGCGGAGTACGGGTACCCGGACGACACGGACCACGGCCCACCCGCTTCCCCAGAAACCCACTGGAACCTAAAGTCGAGGCGCGCCCCAAAACCACACCATTGATCAGAATTGTACAAATACAGAAGAATTCATTCATTTCATTCTTTTGCTCTGCTTCTTGTAATACACGTCTCTCCTTTTCTAGTATTCGAACACTGTAAATTTTTAAAGCCTAGAAAAAGCCAAAACTATTCTGTCAAACCACATTTACGCACACACAATACAAGGGCATAAGAGGCTCGTCGTTATCTGCTCACGGTGACCCGAAAGGTGTGGAGGATCCGATGGAGGAGTTGGGTGAGGTAGGCGAGGCAGGAGGAGAGGCGGAGGCATAGGCGGCGGAGGAAGTGAGTTGGACCGGAGGAGCCAGGGGAGGAGGACATAGGCTGGAGGTAGGCCCAGGCGGCCTGTTTGACCAGGCGGTTGCGGATCGAGATCTCGTGCCCGGGGGCGGCGGTGGGGGACCCGATTCCGGCGGCGGAGGCGGGAAGGAGGTCTTTGAGGGAGGTGTATGCCTGAGAGGACTTTAGGGTAGTGGAGAGCAGGTCCAAGTCCAGCTGCGGTGGCGCCACGCCGTTTTGATGTGGGAGGCTGTTGGAGCCGTGAAGGGTGGTTTTGGTGCTGGAGAGGAGTGAGAGCTTCGTGGGGACCACCACCGACGTAGAGATCGAGTGCCTGCGTCGTAGAGATGACGACGTCGGCGTCGGCGTCGGCGTCCGAGGCGGCTCTGGTTTTAATGCGGCGGAGTCGTCCATGTTAGAGCGACcctgagagaaagaaaaagagagaaagagagagagaagatagtGTTGTTGTGGCGGCTACCGCTTTTGCAATTATTCTGTGAGGACTACGTTTTATCGCCTCTGAGCTAGTGTCGTGTGCGTGTGTGAATGTGTTTCAGTGTGTTATCTTTTGCTAAATTCCCAATGTGCCTTACACACTTTTTTCATGTAGCTTATTATACACCATCCGATTGCcaaatttgtcaaaaaattaCACCAGAACTCTTCTATAATTACGAATCACCGTGTGATCGACAactcttttatttatattttgctcataCCTATCGTCACTTCTATACTATAGTaatatcacatatatataacatagctctttgaaaaataaacaaaaagaattacatACTAGATAAGTGTAAACAAGGTTTGAAAGAAGTATACTTCTAGCGTTAATCAAATTTGTCTGGGATAACCATTTAACTACACCttatattttttacttaattgTGTGGATCTTAATTTGTTGGGGGTTATTTTAGATTTTAGCTATTATAAGGTTTCCTTGTCacgcaagaaaaaaaaaagatgctgaTGGTGCACGCcactaattaaaagaaaagaaacagttTTGGTGGGATTGAGTGGATAACTTTTTTTGGGTCCTGAATTTGACTACACTTTCTGGTGGAAGCCGCTGCCTGTGTTTATTACTTATTGACTTCGTGCCAATAGTGACCCACACAATGCCGTCGTTTAAGACCCTCTCTCAGTTCTCACTTCGTaaactttcctttttccttcaataaaatgaa
Above is a genomic segment from Corylus avellana chromosome ca9, CavTom2PMs-1.0 containing:
- the LOC132192191 gene encoding putative HVA22-like protein g gives rise to the protein MLGDLITRVLVLILGYAYPALECYKTVEKNRVGIEELRFWCQYWILVAILTVLESVADIFISWVPMYGEMKLAFFIYLWYPKTKGTGYVYDSMLRPYVAKHEPDIDHKLLEWRARAWDLAVFYWQNCTELGQTAFLQVLEKFAAQTGRFKKTGNERTNHDSGTSPPPPPSGPPSFHGSSRKRDSKSGKSNKWPPAPSAPPFPGSLINHFMAEPPKSEVAHAHLYNQAEYGYPDDTDHGPPASPETHWNLKSRRAPKPHH
- the LOC132192192 gene encoding uncharacterized protein LOC132192192; the protein is MDDSAALKPEPPRTPTPTPTSSSLRRRHSISTSVVVPTKLSLLSSTKTTLHGSNSLPHQNGVAPPQLDLDLLSTTLKSSQAYTSLKDLLPASAAGIGSPTAAPGHEISIRNRLVKQAAWAYLQPMSSSPGSSGPTHFLRRLCLRLSSCLAYLTQLLHRILHTFRVTVSR